GCCGGTGCTGGTGCTGGCGGGCGTGCAGGACCTGGTGACGCCGAGCGCGCACAGCGAGGCGATAGCCGACCGGCTGCCCGACGCGGAGCTGGTGCTGGTGCCGGACGCCGGGCACCTGGTGATGCTGGAGCACCCGGAGGTGGTCACCGACCGCCTCGCCGACCTGCTCACCCGCGCGGGCGCGGTGCCGGCAGGGGCTACCGTAAGTGCCTATGGAACGTCCAGCAGCAGCACCGTACGACCCCGCTGAGCCCGACCGGGCCGAGACCCGGCTGACGATCACCTCCCCGGAGCGGATGCGGGAGCTGGGGCGGCGCCTCGCCAAGCTGTTGCGCGCCGGTGACCTGGTGATGCTCTCCGGGGAACTGGGCGCGGGCAAGACCACGCTGACCCGCGGGCTCGGCGAGGGGCTCGGGGTGCGGGGCGCGGTCACCTCGCCGACCTTCGTGATCGCCCGGGTGCACCCCTCCCTCGGCGACGGCCCGCCCCTCGTCCACGTGGACGCCTACCGGCTCGGCGGCGGCCTCGACGAGATGGAGGACCTGGACCTCGACGTCTCGCTCCCGGACTCCGTGATCGTCGTGGAGTGGGGCGAGGGCAAGGTCGAGGAGCTGACCGAGGACCGGCTCCGGATCGTCATCCACCGCGCCGTCGGCGACACCACCGACGAGGTACGGCACCTGACCCTGACCGGGCTGGGGGAGCGGTGGGCCGACGCGGGCCTGGAGACGCTCACGGCCTGAGCCGCCGGTTTTTCCGACAGGCCGTCGGCAAGATGTTGCGCGGGCTGCCGTGGCGTGATGACATGGGGTTCAGCTCGTAGTGAGGCATGCCTTACTGCGCCGCACCGCACCTCAGGAGGCGTCCATGCCCCCTTCCCGCCCCCCGCGGCAGCCCGGCCCCGCCCCGGTGCCCATGCAGACCCTGCTGGCGGCATGCGCGGCCGCGGCGGTGATCTCCCGCCCGCCGAGAGCCCCGGAACCACGCGCCCCTCGTCGGCCGGACCAGACCCGGCGCGCGGCGTGAGCCCGGCCCGGACGGCGTGAGCCCGGCCCGGACGGGATGAGCCCGGCGCGTTCGCCGCACCGGCCCGGCCGCCGGACCGGCCGGCACGACGTCAGCGGATCACCACGATCCGTTCGCCGATCGTCGCGAACTTCCACAGGGCGTCGCCGTCCGGGCGCGTCTCGCGGATGCCGCCCGTCCTGGTGCCCGCGTCGGCGGCCGGGACGGCGTCGCTGCGCACGGGAGCGCTGAAGCCGATGGTGACGCCGTCGACCGTGGTGAAGCGGACCACGTGTTCGATGGGGATGCCGTCGGTCCCGGTGACCGCGTGCGAGCGCGAGGTCACCCAGTACGTGCCGACCGGCGGGTCCACGGTGCCCGGCCGTACCCGGAAGGTGCGCAGCACCCGGTCGCCCGCGCCGACCAGCCACACCCGGTCGTCGTCCACCGAGTACACGACCCGTTCACCCTTGCCCGAACCGTCCGGCAGGGCGGTCGGGTGGCGCCGGTCCCGGGGTGCCTTGCCGGCCGGGGCCCCGGGCGAGCCGTTCGCCGACGGCCGGGCGCCCAGGCCCGCCGGTACGGTCGCCTGCGCCTGGTAGGCGAGGAAGCCGACCGTTCCGATGGCCGCCGCGGTGAGGCCCGCCACGATTCCCGAGCTGGTCCCTGTCACCCGCGCCTCCTCCGCCTCGCGCCATATGTCGTACTTCGTACAGACCGTAGCAGCCGGTGACCGTCCGCCCCGGGCGGGCGTGCACGAGGCGCGGGCGCCGTAGGCTGTTCGCGTGCTCTTGCTCGCTCTGGATACCGCAACGCCCGCCGTCACCGTCGCCCTGCACGACGGAACGGACGTCATCGCCTCGTCGAGCCAGGTGGACGCGCGCCGGCACGGGGAGCTGCTGCTGCCGGCCGTGGACCGGGTCCTCGCCGAGGCCGGCCTCAAGCTGGAGGCGGTCACCGGGATCGTCGTCGGCACCGGCCCCGGCCCCTACACCGGGCTGCGCGTCGGCCTGATGACCGCCGACACCTTCGGGCTGGCGCTCGGCGTCCCCGTGCACGGCGTGTGCACGCTGGACGGCCTCGCCTACGCCGCCGACATCGAGAAGGGCCCCTTCGTCGTGGCGACCGACGCCCGGCGCAAGGAGGTCTACTGGGCGACGTACGCCGACTCCCGCACCCGGCTGACCGGCCCGGCCGTGGACCGCCCGGCCGACATCGCCGAGAAGGTCGCCGGGCTCCCGGCGGTCGGCGCCGGTGCCCTGCTCTACCCGGACACGTTCCCGAGCGCCCACGAGCCCGAGCACGTGTCCGCCGCCGCGCTGGCCGCGCTCGCCGCCGGGAAGCTGGCCGCGGGCGAGGAGCTGGAGGCGCCGCGGCCGATGTACCTGCGCCGCCCGGACGCCCAGGTCCCCAAGAACTACAAGGTGGTCACCCCCAAGTGACCGCACGACTGCGCGAGATGCGCTGGTGGGACATCGACCCGGTCCTGGAGCTGGAGAAGGACCTGTTCCCCGAGGACGCCTGGTCCCGGGGCATGTTCTGGTCCGAGCTGGCCCACTCCCGGGGCCCGGCGGCCACCCGCCGCTACGTGGTGGCCGAGTCGGAGGGCCGCGTCGTCGGCTACGCCGGCCTGGCCGCCTCCGGGGATCTGGCCGACGTCCAGACCATCGCCGTCGCCCGGGACCAGCAGGGCTCCGGTCTGGGCGGGCGGCTGCTGACCGACCTGCTGCGGGCGGCGACCGCGTTCGAGTGCCGCGAGGTGATGCTCGAATGCCGGGTCGACAACGTCCGCGCGCAGAAGCTGTACGAGCGCTTCGGCTTCGCCCCCATCGGGTTCAGGCGCGGTTACTACCAGCCGGGGAACGTGGACGCCCTGGTGATGCGCCTGACCGACCCTTCCGCATCTGTTCAAGGAACCGAGATCAATGGCTGACGAACCCCTCGTCCTCGGCATCGAGACCTCCTGCGACGAGACCGGCGTCGGCATCGTGCGCGGCACCACCCTGCTGGCCGACGCCGTCGCCTCCAGCGTGGACGAGCACGCCCGCTTCGGCGGCGTCGTCCCCGAGGTGGCCTCCCGTGCCCACCTGGAGGCGATGGTCCCGACCATCGACCGCGCGCTCAAGGAGGCCGGGGTCACCGCCAAGGACCTCGACGGCATCGCCGTGACCGCGGGGCCGGGCCTCGCGGGCGCCCTCCTCGTCGGCGTCTCCGCCGCCAAGGCCTACGCCTACGCCCTCGGCAAGCCCCTGTACGGCGTCAACCACCTGGCCTCGCACATCTGCGTCGACCAGCTGGAGCACGGCCCGCTGCCGGAGCCGACGATGGCGCTGCTGGTCTCCGGCGGCCACTCCTCGCTGCTGCTGTCCTCGGACATCACCTCCGACGTACGGCCGATGGGCGCCACCATCGACGACGCCGCCGGCGAGGCCTTCGACAAGATCGCCCGCGTGCTCGACCTGGGCTTCCCCGGCGGCCCGGTCATCGACCGGTACGCCCGCGAGGGCGACCCCGCGGCCATCGCCTTCCCGCGCGGTCTGACCGGCCCGCGCGACCCGGCGTACGACTTCTCCTTCTCCGGTCTGAAGACCGCCGTGGCCCGCTGGATCGAGGCCAGGCGGGCGGCCGGCGAGGAGGTGCCGGTGCGCGACGTGGCCGCCTCCTTCCAGGAGGCCGTGGTGGACGTGCTCACCCGCAAGGCCGTGCGGGCCTGCAAGGACGAGGGCGTCGACCACCTGATGATCGGCGGCGGTGTCGCGGCCAACTCCCGGCTGCGCGCCCTCGCCCAGGAGCGCTGCGAGGCGGCCGGCATCCGGCTGCGGGTGCCGCGCCCCAAGCTGTGCACGGACAACGGCGCGATGGTGGCCGCGCTCGGCGCCGAGATGGTCGCCCGCAACCGGGCCGCCTCCGGCTGGGACCTGTCGGCGGACTCCTCCCTGCCGGTGACCGAGTCGCACGTGCCCGGCCACCACCACGGCCACGACCATGTGCACGAGGTCAGCAAGGAGAACCTGTACTCATGACGGTCGCGCTGATGTGGGAGGCGCGCGCCCCCGAGGGCCGGGGCGCCGAGCTGCTGGCCTGGGCGCGCGCGCAGGCCCTCCCCGAGCGGCCGGTGCGCCGCGAGACCTTCCGCGCCCCGCGGGACCGGGTGCTGGTCATCACGTGGTGGGACGCGCCGTACGACGCCGTGGTGCCCGAACTGCCGGACCCCGGTCCGGAGCTGGTGACCCGGCCGGTGCACCGCTGGCGCTTCGAGCCGGTGGCCGCCGACTGAGTTTGCGGCGCCCGCCCGCATCGGTCTATGATCATCACACAGCGAACGGCCGGAACTCCGGTACGAACGCAGTGCGTTGGTGGTCCAAGGAAAGACGCCCCGCTTCCTGCGGGGAGATGCAGGTGCAAGGCCTGCCCGGCGCTCCACTCACACCCCGCTCCCGGAACCCCGGGGGCGGGGTGTTCTCGTCGCCCGCACCATCAGCCCGACGAGCACCGCGAGCAGCACCGCCGACGACCCCGTCGTCCCCAGGTCCAGGCCGCCCTTGGCCACCGGCTTGGTCAGCAGGTCGCCGGCGGTGGCGCCGAGCGGGCGGGTCAGTACGAAGGCGATCCAGAAGAGCAGCACGTTCGGCACCGCCTCCACCCTGATCAGCGCGACCAGCACCAGCAGCAGTCCGGTCACCAGGGCGGCGCCGCCCAGGTAGCCGAGGCCCGAGCTGTCGGAGAGGAAGTCGCCCATCGACGTGCCGAGCGTGTTGGAGACGAGGATCGCCGTCCAGAACAGCGCCTCGCCCCGGAAGGTGACGATCTCGGTGATCCGGAAGGTCATCCCGCTGAGCCTCCAGCCGAGGAAGACCAGCAGCAGGAGCGACACCAGGATCGCGGCGCCCTCCGGATAGCCGAGGCCGAGGCCCTGCGGACCCCAGCCGAGCCTCGTGTCCCCGGCCGGGAGGTAGCGCGCGTCGGCCGCGCGGTTCATGAAGTCGGACAGGGTGGTGCCGGCCATGGAGGTCGACAGGATCACCGTCCAGTAGCAGAACGGCCGGTAGCGCGCCGAGCGCAGCTGGACCACGAGCGTCACCACGAAGACCAGGAACAGGGCGACGGTGGTGAGGAAGTAGCCCAGCCGGAGGGTCTGGGAGAACAGGTCGCCCGCGGTCTCGCCCAGGGTCGTCGCCGCGATCTTCATGATCCAGAAGGCGAGCGTGACCTCGGGCAGTTTCCGCGTCACGGAGTGCGGGGTCGTCACGGGTGGTGCTCCTGTGAGGGGGTGTCAGATGAGTGACGACCCTCGCAGGAGCTTTCTGAACGGGTCCTGAACGCGGGGCGCACAGGGCTTGTTCTTTGCCGAGGTTCGCGCCCTCGGCGTACACCCCATGGCCCCGCGCCCCCCGGTTCAGCCCTCCGTCACCGTCACCTCGCAGCGCAGCCGCCGCTCCGTCCCCACCGCACGCACCGGCCCGGTCAGCCGCAGCCGCGTCCGGTGCCGGACGTCGGCGCTCGACGCGCTCAGGCGCAGCTCCAGATCGCCCGGCTCCACCACCCGCTCGCCCGTGCGGTCGGTGAAGGCCGACAGGTCGGGGTGGAAGTGGAAGGTGAGCCGGCGGGACTCGCCGGGGTCCAGCTCCACGCGCTGGTAACCGATCAGGCGGACGTCGGGCCGGGTCACCGAGGCCACCGGGTCGTGCAGATAGAGCTGGACGACCTCGGCCCCGGCGCGCTCGCCCGTGTTGCGCACGGTGAGCGAGAGGTCGTACGAACCGTCGGTCGGCAGCTCCGCCTCGGGGCCGTGGACGTCCTCCCAGGCGAACGCGGTGTACGAACCGCCGTGGCCGAAGGGGTACAGCGGGGTCGGGTCCAGGTTGCTGACCTCGCCGGCCAGGCCCAGCGGGGGCTGGAGGTAGGTCCAGGGCTGGCCGCCCGGCCCGCGCGGCACGCTCACCGGGAGCCGGCCCGAGGGGTTCACCCGGCCGGACAGCACCCCGGCCAGCGCCGGGCCGCCCTCCTCGCCGGGGAAGAAGGCCTGGACGACCGCGCCGAGGCGGCCCTGCCAGCGGCCCAGCGCGTACGGGCGGCCGGTCAGCAGCACCAGCACGACCGGCACCCCCGTCTCGACCAGTGCGTCCAGCAACTCGGCCTGGACGCCCGGGAGTTCCAGGTCCTCCGCGTCGCAGCCCTCGCCCGAGGTGCCGCGTCCGAACAGCCCCGCCCGGTCGCCGAGGACGGCTACGCACACCTCCGCCTCCGTGGCCCGCGCCACCGCCTCCGCGAACCCGGAGGTGTCCGGCTCGGAGACCCCGCAGCCCTCCGCGAACGTCACCTTGGCGTCCGGCAGTTCGGCCCGGAGGGCGTCCAGCACGGTCGGGATGTCGATGCCCGTCTCCACCTCGGGGTGGTGGGTGAGCACATGGGACGGGAAGGAGTAGCAGCCCAGCATCGCCAGCGCGTCGGCGGCGCGCGGCCCGACCACCGCGATCCGCGCCTGCGGCGCCAGCGGCAGCACCTCGTCCGGGTTGTCCAGCAGCACCACCGACTCCTCGGCGAGCCGGCGCGCCAGCGCGCGGTTGCCGGCCGAGTCCAGGTCGATGTCCTCGCCGGTCTCCGGCGACCAGTCGGGGTC
This Streptomyces misionensis DNA region includes the following protein-coding sequences:
- the tsaD gene encoding tRNA (adenosine(37)-N6)-threonylcarbamoyltransferase complex transferase subunit TsaD, encoding MADEPLVLGIETSCDETGVGIVRGTTLLADAVASSVDEHARFGGVVPEVASRAHLEAMVPTIDRALKEAGVTAKDLDGIAVTAGPGLAGALLVGVSAAKAYAYALGKPLYGVNHLASHICVDQLEHGPLPEPTMALLVSGGHSSLLLSSDITSDVRPMGATIDDAAGEAFDKIARVLDLGFPGGPVIDRYAREGDPAAIAFPRGLTGPRDPAYDFSFSGLKTAVARWIEARRAAGEEVPVRDVAASFQEAVVDVLTRKAVRACKDEGVDHLMIGGGVAANSRLRALAQERCEAAGIRLRVPRPKLCTDNGAMVAALGAEMVARNRAASGWDLSADSSLPVTESHVPGHHHGHDHVHEVSKENLYS
- a CDS encoding glycoside hydrolase family 3 N-terminal domain-containing protein, with the protein product MSTAPWRDPALPAAARVDDLISRMTLEEKTAQLYGVWVGADTDGDGVAPLQREMTADYDWDELITLGLGQLTRSFGTAPVDPELGAQALARAQRRIAEASRFGIPAVAHEECLAGFTAWRATAYPVPLAWGATFDPALVAELGGRIGHDLRSVGVHQGLAPVLDVVRDLRWGRVEETIGEDPYLVGTIGAAYVRGLESAGIVATLKHFAGYAASAGARNLAPVRAGAREMTDVTLPPFEMALREGGARSVMAAYTETDGVPASADPALLTRLLRDEWGFTGTVVADYFGIGFLQSLHRVAGNPAEAAHAALEAGIDVELPTLNCYGKPLVAAVREGRVPEALVDRALRRVLLQKCELGLLDPDWSPETGEDIDLDSAGNRALARRLAEESVVLLDNPDEVLPLAPQARIAVVGPRAADALAMLGCYSFPSHVLTHHPEVETGIDIPTVLDALRAELPDAKVTFAEGCGVSEPDTSGFAEAVARATEAEVCVAVLGDRAGLFGRGTSGEGCDAEDLELPGVQAELLDALVETGVPVVLVLLTGRPYALGRWQGRLGAVVQAFFPGEEGGPALAGVLSGRVNPSGRLPVSVPRGPGGQPWTYLQPPLGLAGEVSNLDPTPLYPFGHGGSYTAFAWEDVHGPEAELPTDGSYDLSLTVRNTGERAGAEVVQLYLHDPVASVTRPDVRLIGYQRVELDPGESRRLTFHFHPDLSAFTDRTGERVVEPGDLELRLSASSADVRHRTRLRLTGPVRAVGTERRLRCEVTVTEG
- the rimI gene encoding ribosomal protein S18-alanine N-acetyltransferase encodes the protein MRWWDIDPVLELEKDLFPEDAWSRGMFWSELAHSRGPAATRRYVVAESEGRVVGYAGLAASGDLADVQTIAVARDQQGSGLGGRLLTDLLRAATAFECREVMLECRVDNVRAQKLYERFGFAPIGFRRGYYQPGNVDALVMRLTDPSASVQGTEING
- the tsaB gene encoding tRNA (adenosine(37)-N6)-threonylcarbamoyltransferase complex dimerization subunit type 1 TsaB encodes the protein MLLLALDTATPAVTVALHDGTDVIASSSQVDARRHGELLLPAVDRVLAEAGLKLEAVTGIVVGTGPGPYTGLRVGLMTADTFGLALGVPVHGVCTLDGLAYAADIEKGPFVVATDARRKEVYWATYADSRTRLTGPAVDRPADIAEKVAGLPAVGAGALLYPDTFPSAHEPEHVSAAALAALAAGKLAAGEELEAPRPMYLRRPDAQVPKNYKVVTPK
- the tsaE gene encoding tRNA (adenosine(37)-N6)-threonylcarbamoyltransferase complex ATPase subunit type 1 TsaE, translated to MERPAAAPYDPAEPDRAETRLTITSPERMRELGRRLAKLLRAGDLVMLSGELGAGKTTLTRGLGEGLGVRGAVTSPTFVIARVHPSLGDGPPLVHVDAYRLGGGLDEMEDLDLDVSLPDSVIVVEWGEGKVEELTEDRLRIVIHRAVGDTTDEVRHLTLTGLGERWADAGLETLTA